Proteins from a genomic interval of Brucella intermedia LMG 3301:
- a CDS encoding IS3 family transposase (programmed frameshift), with product MSNEYRHVELLTGDVRRRRWTTEQKLTIIEQSFEPGETVSSTARRHGVAPNLLYRWRRLLSEGGAAAVDSDEPVVGNSEVKKLEDRVRELERMLGRKTMEVEILREALSKADFKKTDIAADLVAEGRFAMKAVADTLGVSRSNLNERLKGRSKPRGSYHKAEDAELLPIIRRLVDQRPTYGYRRIAALLNRERRAADKPVINAKRVHRIMGNHAMLLEKHTAVRKGRLHDGKVMVMRSNLRWCSDGLEFTCWNGEVIRLAFIIDAFDREIIAWTAVANAGISGSDVRDMMLEAVEKRFNGTRAPHAIEHLSDNGSAYTARDTRLFAQALNLTPCFTPVASPQSNGMSEAFVKTLKRDYIRIAALPDAETALQFIDGWIEDYNEIHPHSALKMASPRQFIRAKSN from the exons ATGTCTAACGAGTATCGACACGTTGAATTGCTGACGGGTGATGTTCGCCGCAGGCGGTGGACAACCGAGCAAAAGCTGACAATCATTGAGCAGAGTTTCGAACCAGGCGAGACGGTATCGTCCACCGCTCGCCGCCATGGCGTCGCGCCCAATCTGCTTTATCGGTGGCGCAGGCTCTTGAGCGAGGGAGGTGCTGCAGCTGTGGATTCTGACGAGCCGGTGGTCGGCAATTCGGAAGTGAAGAAGCTGGAAGATCGCGTCCGCGAGCTGGAGCGCATGCTCGGCCGCAAGACGATGGAGGTCGAAATCCTTCGGGAAGCCTTGTCCAAAGCAGACT TCAAAAAAACGGATATCGCGGCCGATCTTGTTGCCGAAGGACGGTTCGCGATGAAGGCCGTCGCAGACACGCTGGGCGTATCCCGTTCCAACCTCAACGAGCGGCTGAAAGGCAGATCGAAGCCGCGCGGCTCCTATCACAAGGCCGAGGATGCAGAGCTTTTGCCCATCATTCGCAGGCTGGTAGATCAAAGGCCAACCTATGGCTATCGGCGGATCGCCGCGCTCCTCAATCGCGAAAGGCGAGCCGCCGATAAGCCTGTCATCAACGCCAAACGGGTCCATCGCATCATGGGCAACCACGCCATGCTGCTGGAAAAGCACACAGCCGTTCGCAAGGGCCGCCTCCACGATGGCAAGGTCATGGTCATGCGCTCCAACCTGCGCTGGTGCTCGGATGGGCTGGAGTTCACCTGCTGGAACGGCGAGGTCATCCGTCTCGCCTTCATCATCGACGCCTTCGACCGCGAGATCATTGCCTGGACGGCGGTCGCCAACGCGGGCATCTCCGGCTCAGACGTGCGCGACATGATGCTGGAGGCGGTCGAGAAACGCTTCAATGGAACCAGAGCCCCACATGCAATCGAGCATCTCTCGGACAACGGCTCTGCTTACACCGCGAGGGACACGAGGCTGTTTGCGCAAGCACTCAATCTGACACCCTGCTTCACGCCGGTCGCCAGCCCGCAGTCGAACGGCATGTCGGAGGCCTTCGTCAAAACCCTGAAGCGGGATTATATTCGCATCGCAGCACTACCGGACGCAGAAACAGCGCTCCAGTTCATCGACGGATGGATCGAGGACTATAATGAAATCCATCCACATTCCGCGCTCAAGATGGCTTCCCCTCGGCAGTTCATCAGGGCTAAATCAAACTAG
- a CDS encoding DUF2195 family protein — MQGLIYGAVLSALLCSSATAEDTGGVAFQNRLAACVTVKAAETETITNLVSVRTSFQLYKPIGDCGCFSARAAYISSVNIGGAREVLQQGVIVINKNATKSLVLASEPGLAANREIQIQLTCASPT, encoded by the coding sequence ATGCAAGGTTTGATCTATGGCGCGGTTTTATCCGCATTGCTCTGCAGTTCGGCGACCGCCGAAGATACTGGCGGCGTTGCCTTTCAGAATAGACTGGCAGCATGCGTGACGGTCAAAGCCGCAGAAACTGAGACGATAACGAACCTCGTTTCGGTCAGAACCAGTTTTCAATTATACAAGCCAATTGGTGACTGCGGATGTTTCTCGGCGCGGGCAGCCTATATTAGCAGCGTCAATATAGGAGGCGCGCGAGAAGTATTGCAGCAAGGCGTTATCGTGATCAATAAGAATGCAACAAAGTCTCTTGTTCTTGCGAGCGAACCTGGACTGGCCGCCAATCGGGAAATCCAGATCCAGTTGACTTGCGCAAGTCCAACATAG
- a CDS encoding ABC transporter substrate-binding protein: protein MSSTLRKYAALSLSAALLASTAAFAEPVAEIGIKDADYSLDALIEAAKKEPGITVVDATGKIVTMAEAFTAKYGVKATGVKMNGQNQEQVILREAAANNVRTDVFNMSNLPSVTSEIIVQGAGLSWLPVDLKDQVPAEYQNPAITSLNPWVWAYNSDVHGDKCPIDNIWALTTEEWKGRIAIPDPLLRNETMFWFNQIAEHDDEAMRKAYEEFLGEPLKTEEASATAEWVKRFAKNRPSVTRSDTEVGPIIGAKGQEKPFMGFLSTSIFRDAKKNGYTMGICAGMKPWAGQLTPRVAVIASGTKSPNASKLFVHYMMTEEGMAPQLADGKISSSKGAKIPESEVSGIVNVIDQLYVPHSETAESDYSKLQDWQDFWTINSR from the coding sequence ATGAGTTCAACCCTTCGCAAATATGCGGCCCTTTCATTGAGTGCCGCACTTCTGGCAAGCACAGCTGCCTTCGCAGAGCCTGTCGCTGAAATCGGTATCAAGGATGCAGATTATTCGCTCGACGCACTGATTGAAGCGGCCAAGAAAGAGCCTGGCATTACCGTTGTGGATGCCACTGGCAAGATCGTCACCATGGCTGAAGCCTTCACCGCAAAATACGGTGTCAAGGCTACAGGCGTGAAGATGAACGGCCAGAACCAGGAGCAGGTCATTCTGCGTGAAGCGGCCGCGAACAATGTTCGCACGGACGTCTTCAACATGAGCAATCTACCATCAGTTACGTCGGAAATCATCGTTCAGGGCGCAGGTCTCAGCTGGCTTCCCGTCGATCTCAAGGATCAGGTGCCGGCGGAATATCAGAACCCAGCCATTACCAGTCTCAATCCATGGGTGTGGGCTTATAACTCTGATGTTCATGGCGATAAGTGCCCGATCGACAATATCTGGGCGTTGACCACGGAAGAATGGAAGGGCCGCATTGCTATTCCTGATCCGCTTCTGCGCAACGAAACCATGTTCTGGTTCAATCAGATTGCCGAGCATGATGATGAAGCCATGCGCAAGGCATATGAAGAGTTCTTGGGTGAGCCACTGAAAACCGAGGAAGCAAGCGCGACTGCCGAATGGGTCAAGCGCTTCGCCAAGAACCGTCCGAGCGTTACACGCAGCGATACGGAAGTCGGTCCGATCATCGGTGCAAAGGGGCAGGAAAAGCCATTTATGGGCTTCCTCAGCACCTCAATCTTCCGTGACGCCAAGAAGAATGGCTACACGATGGGCATTTGCGCGGGCATGAAGCCCTGGGCCGGACAGCTGACACCACGCGTTGCCGTTATCGCATCTGGTACGAAAAGCCCGAATGCATCGAAGCTCTTCGTGCATTACATGATGACGGAAGAGGGCATGGCGCCGCAGCTGGCCGACGGAAAGATCTCATCGAGCAAGGGAGCGAAGATTCCGGAAAGCGAAGTTTCCGGCATCGTTAACGTCATCGACCAACTCTATGTTCCACATTCCGAGACTGCTGAAAGCGACTATTCGAAGCTACAGGATTGGCAGGATTTCTGGACCATTAACTCTCGATAG
- a CDS encoding preprotein translocase subunit SecY, whose protein sequence is MSIDSLPPDRSATLLWQSVVPVTAAVIVVLVASQIPLPGIDTSVLAEQAIYSPNGALARFSIFALGVMPLFTVLAHVEIAKLIFPSLARCQIASSGNAFRISVVIKSIVLLFTAIQAYGMMSALAAMDLVEGFPGATSVGIVSFVGTTAVLIWLNDIARFPNLGNGVWLLLAIPLLGALPLDLVTSIELTRFGAVSAMDWLIATPVILLAVWMIVVANALLSGKGGEAAPKLSLTVLLWPPFLASTVAGYLFIVPLIFTPELFSDTPWLLNLGALALSAILIPLFVYGYHRLISITQPEIACGEIRSILVAVAGVQFLVCIGMGILRQATSFSFIPSGGMLIVCVTVLLAFRSLLDECFGVGA, encoded by the coding sequence ATGAGTATTGATTCTCTACCGCCAGATAGATCGGCGACCTTGTTATGGCAATCAGTTGTACCGGTCACAGCAGCAGTCATCGTCGTTCTTGTCGCCTCGCAAATCCCCTTGCCTGGTATCGATACGTCTGTACTGGCCGAGCAGGCGATTTACTCTCCTAACGGAGCGCTGGCGCGTTTCTCAATCTTCGCGCTTGGGGTCATGCCGCTCTTCACTGTGCTTGCCCATGTGGAAATTGCGAAACTGATTTTCCCCTCTTTGGCGCGTTGTCAGATTGCCTCTTCGGGAAATGCTTTTCGGATTAGCGTAGTCATCAAGTCCATTGTCCTCCTTTTTACTGCCATCCAGGCATACGGCATGATGAGCGCGCTGGCGGCCATGGACCTCGTGGAGGGATTTCCTGGAGCGACGAGTGTCGGAATCGTGTCATTCGTCGGCACAACCGCGGTGCTGATCTGGCTAAACGACATCGCGCGCTTCCCCAATTTGGGTAATGGCGTCTGGTTGCTTCTGGCGATCCCGCTTCTCGGCGCGTTACCGCTTGATCTCGTCACATCAATCGAACTGACGCGCTTTGGCGCGGTTTCCGCCATGGACTGGCTGATCGCCACCCCTGTCATCCTTCTGGCCGTTTGGATGATCGTTGTCGCCAATGCACTGTTATCAGGAAAGGGTGGTGAAGCAGCGCCAAAACTTTCGCTGACGGTTCTGCTCTGGCCACCATTTCTCGCCAGTACCGTTGCCGGCTATCTGTTCATCGTCCCGCTGATCTTCACCCCGGAATTGTTTTCCGACACGCCCTGGCTGCTGAACCTGGGGGCTCTGGCATTGTCCGCCATCCTCATCCCGCTTTTCGTCTACGGCTATCACCGGCTCATTTCAATCACCCAGCCTGAGATAGCGTGCGGCGAAATCAGATCGATCCTAGTTGCGGTCGCCGGCGTTCAATTCCTGGTATGTATAGGAATGGGCATTCTGAGACAGGCTACATCTTTTTCGTTCATTCCCAGTGGCGGGATGCTGATCGTTTGCGTCACAGTCCTGCTGGCTTTCAGATCGCTGCTGGACGAATGCTTCGGGGTGGGCGCGTGA
- the phnD gene encoding phosphate/phosphite/phosphonate ABC transporter substrate-binding protein — protein MFWRGLACRIGMTLFGLQLCIAYANAADAACAYRGALDERYCDENRDLVADTPKDASQWRDPQTLVWAYSPIEDPAVYARLFKPFTQHLEACLGRQIVYYPIQSSADEVEAMRSGRLHFAGFSTGPTIEAVNRAGAVPFAAKGTGDQMRGYRLVAVVRAGSPYEKLGDLKGHRVAHASLFSNSGNVAPRALFPKEGLTPGQDYAPIMSGGHDKSILGVVAGDYDMAAVASDVLERMIERGLVKRDAVRLIYQSDLFPTSSFAYAHNLAPSLVAEMKRCFFNFTFTPEMRAEFQGDDHFIPIDYAAAWSVVREVSEKAGAPPP, from the coding sequence ATGTTCTGGCGCGGGTTGGCATGTCGTATCGGCATGACCTTGTTTGGGCTTCAGCTGTGCATCGCTTATGCGAATGCTGCTGATGCTGCTTGCGCTTATCGCGGTGCGCTGGATGAGCGTTATTGCGACGAGAACCGCGACCTTGTCGCAGATACTCCCAAAGACGCTTCCCAATGGCGTGATCCGCAAACACTCGTATGGGCTTATTCGCCCATCGAAGACCCGGCGGTTTATGCTCGGCTCTTTAAGCCGTTCACCCAGCATCTTGAAGCCTGCCTTGGACGGCAGATCGTTTATTATCCGATTCAGTCCAGTGCTGATGAAGTTGAGGCGATGCGTTCAGGACGCCTGCATTTTGCGGGCTTCTCTACAGGGCCGACAATTGAGGCGGTCAATCGTGCAGGTGCGGTTCCTTTTGCCGCCAAAGGCACTGGCGATCAGATGCGCGGCTATAGGCTGGTCGCGGTCGTGCGCGCGGGCTCGCCCTATGAAAAATTGGGTGATCTTAAAGGGCATCGCGTCGCCCATGCATCATTGTTCTCAAATTCTGGCAATGTCGCGCCACGCGCTCTCTTTCCAAAAGAAGGTCTCACGCCGGGGCAGGACTATGCGCCTATCATGTCGGGCGGACACGATAAATCGATCCTCGGTGTTGTCGCCGGTGATTACGATATGGCGGCTGTTGCCTCCGATGTACTTGAACGCATGATCGAGCGGGGGCTTGTGAAGCGTGATGCCGTTCGTCTGATCTATCAGAGCGATCTGTTTCCGACCTCTTCATTTGCTTATGCTCACAATCTTGCGCCGTCGCTCGTGGCGGAGATGAAGCGCTGCTTCTTCAATTTCACATTCACGCCTGAAATGAGAGCCGAGTTTCAGGGCGACGATCACTTCATTCCCATAGATTATGCAGCCGCGTGGTCCGTGGTGCGTGAGGTGAGCGAGAAGGCTGGCGCACCGCCTCCATAA
- a CDS encoding ABC transporter ATP-binding protein, translating into MSSITIRDVRKSYGKAARAAIEKLSLEIPKSEFLCLLGPSGCGKTTTLRMIAGLEYPTEGQILVDGQKIVSVDDGIYVPPEKRGMGLVFQNYALWPHMTVEQNVEFGLKLHKVAKAERQRIIDDVLQKLGIERYRDRLPAQMSGGQQQRVALARMLALKPDIILLDEPLSNLDAKLRLEMRAELKRIHQEMGSTVVFVTHDQWEAMTLATTIAVMSEGELQQLGTPDDIYERPANRFVAEFIGNLPINIIELNDSNNGALATWARDYLKAQSIAASNVGSVGIRPESVPLSDTPVEQGCVAKVVDIVPTGGSWIVEMSVHGEQFFAIVADAPAQKAGDEIWFHVERSHVHVFDREGKRISD; encoded by the coding sequence ATGTCGAGCATTACTATTCGCGATGTCAGAAAGAGCTACGGCAAAGCCGCCCGCGCCGCAATTGAAAAGCTTTCACTCGAAATTCCAAAGTCGGAGTTTCTCTGCCTGCTTGGACCTTCGGGCTGCGGCAAGACGACGACGCTCCGCATGATTGCGGGTCTTGAATATCCAACCGAAGGTCAGATCCTCGTTGATGGTCAGAAGATCGTATCGGTGGATGACGGCATTTATGTACCACCAGAAAAGCGTGGCATGGGGCTGGTGTTCCAGAACTATGCCCTTTGGCCGCATATGACGGTCGAACAGAATGTCGAGTTCGGCTTGAAGTTGCATAAGGTAGCCAAGGCTGAGCGTCAGCGTATTATCGATGACGTTCTGCAGAAGCTTGGCATTGAGCGTTATCGCGACCGTTTGCCAGCGCAGATGTCTGGCGGTCAGCAGCAGCGCGTAGCGCTTGCGCGTATGCTGGCGCTTAAGCCCGATATTATTTTGCTCGATGAACCACTTTCCAATCTCGATGCGAAACTGCGTCTCGAAATGCGTGCGGAACTCAAGCGTATTCATCAGGAGATGGGGTCGACGGTCGTATTCGTAACCCACGACCAGTGGGAGGCCATGACATTGGCAACCACGATTGCGGTGATGAGCGAAGGCGAGTTGCAACAGCTCGGCACGCCTGACGACATTTACGAGCGGCCGGCCAATCGCTTTGTGGCTGAATTCATCGGCAATCTGCCGATCAATATCATCGAGCTTAATGACAGCAATAACGGCGCGTTGGCGACATGGGCACGCGATTACCTCAAGGCGCAGAGCATTGCGGCAAGCAATGTCGGTTCCGTCGGTATCCGGCCGGAATCCGTGCCACTCAGCGATACGCCTGTTGAGCAGGGATGTGTGGCCAAAGTGGTCGATATCGTGCCCACCGGCGGTAGCTGGATCGTCGAAATGTCAGTTCATGGCGAGCAGTTTTTTGCAATCGTCGCAGATGCTCCAGCCCAGAAGGCTGGCGATGAAATCTGGTTCCATGTCGAACGCAGTCACGTCCATGTGTTCGACAGAGAAGGCAAGCGCATCAGCGACTGA
- a CDS encoding DUF5086 domain-containing protein, translating to MSKLLRPFVSLAVFGVLAVTPVLAQEQQESIVLSVSPKMVRWADVYKVRPERADDPYYHVRVIERQKGWKVWQFNELAFHMAVTPKALQASRIDKKVKIYSYKDVEIRSAYHRWLDEPATRSEVPVCDVDILSCIKKLPPQ from the coding sequence ATGTCGAAACTATTGAGACCTTTCGTTTCTCTGGCAGTTTTTGGCGTTCTCGCTGTCACTCCAGTTTTAGCCCAGGAACAGCAGGAAAGCATCGTCTTATCCGTTTCACCGAAAATGGTACGGTGGGCCGACGTCTATAAAGTACGTCCGGAGCGAGCAGATGATCCTTATTATCATGTACGGGTCATTGAGAGGCAAAAAGGCTGGAAAGTCTGGCAGTTCAATGAGCTGGCCTTTCATATGGCCGTAACCCCGAAAGCGCTGCAGGCGAGCCGCATCGACAAGAAGGTGAAAATCTACAGTTATAAGGACGTGGAGATTCGTAGCGCGTATCATCGGTGGCTGGATGAGCCCGCAACACGGTCCGAAGTTCCCGTTTGCGATGTTGATATTCTAAGTTGCATTAAAAAACTACCACCGCAATAA
- a CDS encoding transposase, translating into MADETIAAVNETPVEVRTAEPVGITKKTRASRKKAEPRPAKAATAPAAKTTRAAAKSASVAAEPATRTVKKYTPAQRTSILASVEKATKSGKTTLKAALQQLEVSEQTYYNWKNAAGKTAPAAAKAKTTAGASDDLKALIALEAENLKLRKELAAKLRAENEELRRRLGQA; encoded by the coding sequence ATGGCAGACGAAACCATTGCAGCAGTAAACGAGACACCAGTTGAGGTTAGAACCGCCGAGCCTGTAGGCATCACGAAGAAAACCCGTGCGTCACGCAAAAAAGCTGAGCCTAGGCCCGCAAAGGCGGCTACAGCACCTGCCGCTAAAACTACCAGGGCCGCAGCAAAATCAGCCTCCGTTGCAGCAGAGCCAGCCACCCGCACGGTCAAGAAATATACTCCCGCACAACGCACTTCAATTCTTGCTTCCGTTGAAAAGGCGACCAAAAGTGGCAAGACCACATTGAAAGCCGCGCTGCAGCAGTTGGAAGTCAGCGAACAGACTTATTACAACTGGAAGAACGCCGCCGGAAAAACAGCACCGGCAGCAGCAAAGGCAAAAACGACAGCGGGGGCGAGCGACGATCTAAAGGCCCTGATTGCGCTTGAAGCGGAAAACCTGAAGCTGCGCAAGGAACTCGCCGCAAAACTGCGCGCAGAAAACGAAGAACTGCGCAGACGTCTCGGACAGGCTTGA